A genomic stretch from Xenopus laevis strain J_2021 chromosome 6S, Xenopus_laevis_v10.1, whole genome shotgun sequence includes:
- the LOC121395201 gene encoding tripartite motif-containing protein 14-like, translated as MEEMCNMCDTLCSLLAQESHGAALCGAEGAHNEGGTDGIMAPGLAHIVLGIRTLIYYGQEATDLLLDINTAHNLVSVSGDRKSASYSLTQLHYPQSPERFQDYAQILSSRSFPSGRHYWEVEVSESGDWRVGVAYPSIERRGDQSCIGNNNKSWCLWRWNNNKYTVRHDSKETKLPHIPSCRRIRISLDYEAGRLSFYELSEPIRHLHTFTVTFTEPLHAAFSVLESGACVRIIS; from the coding sequence ATGGAGGAGATGTGTAACATGTGTGATACATTGTGTTCCTTACTGGCacaggaatcacatggagctgcactgTGTGGGGCTGAGGGGGCACATAATGAGGGGGGCACAGATGGGATAATGGCCCCTGGATTGGCTCATATTGTGCTGGGTATAAGGACACTGATCTactatgggcaggaggctacagacctgttactggatataaacacggctcataatcttgtatctgtatcaggggacaggaaatctgcttcctactcactaacacaactacattacccacaatccccagagagatttcaggatTATGCTCAGattttaagcagcaggagtttcccctcagggcgacattactgggaagtggaggtcagtgaatcaggggactggagggtaggggtggcctatcccagtatagagaggagaggggatCAGTCCTGTATTGggaataataacaagtcctggtgtttgtggagatggaataataataaatatacagtgagacaTGACAGTAAAGAAACAAAGTTACCCCACAtcccttcctgcaggagaatcaggatctcattggactatgaggccggacgtctgtccttttatgagctgagtgagccaatcagacacttacacaccttcactgtcacattcactgagcccctccatGCTGCATTCTCTGTATTGGAGTCGGGTGCCTGTGTGAGAATCATTAGTTAG
- the LOC121395191 gene encoding E3 ubiquitin-protein ligase TRIM7-like → MASAADLRDELSCSICLSIYTDPVSLPCSHNFCRDCIGTTWDTQEGSGAYSCPECRQEFKERPALPRNRTLRNIAERFLSAQPEPGDTGIPCTYCDSHVPADKSCLLCEASLCETHLKVHSKSAKHVLIEPTMHLGDKKCSVHDEPLEYYCWEESVCVCVSCCLAGEHRGHRVELLSEASEKKKETLRKVVEKLRPEREETERVAQRLQERRREVAEKAAGETERVTALFRDIREQLEALEKRLLSDISSQKQELSLPLTDLIHLLEIKKDELSRKIRHIEELCNMADPLTVLQERESHGAADNEGGREREDSIFSFFTAFLPRGKNTQMNRDRLQERHYIRVLVVGDLYVDLISETLLTGLAAIVTEGKERWIYGQEATDLLLDINTAHNLVSVSGDRKSASFSLTELHYPQSPERFQNYPQTLSSRSFPSGRHYWEVEVSESGGWWVGVAYPSIERRGGQSWIGDNNKSWCLRRWNNRYSVGHDRKGTNLPHVPSCRRIRISLDYEAGRLSFYELSEPIRHLHTFTATFTEPLHAAFWVRGEGDWVRIIRDRKKGEEVLTLETDRQTDKRHREVLPKDSDAGGGCCVS, encoded by the coding sequence ATGGCGTcggctgctgatctgagagacgagctgagctgctccatctgcctgagcatttatactgatcctgtatccctgccgtgTTCCCATAACTTCTGCCGGGACTGTATTGGGACAACATGGGACACCCAGGAGGGATCTGGGGcttattcctgccctgaatgcagaCAGGAGTTTAAGGAGCGCCCTGCCCTGCCCAGGAACAGAACTCTGAGGAACATAGCAGAGCGATTCCTTTCTGCTCAGCCCGAGCCGGGGGACACTGGGATTCCCTGCACCTACTGTGACTCCCATGTACCTGCTGAtaaatcctgtctcctgtgtgaggcttctctgtgtgaGACCCACCTGAAGGTGCACAGCAAGTCAGCGAAACACGTCTTAATAGAACCCACAATGCACCTGGGGGACAAGAAATGCTCAGTCCATGATGAACCCCTGGAATATTACTGCTGGGAggagtctgtctgtgtctgtgtgtcctgctgtctggccggagagcacaggggccacagggtggagctgctgagtgaggcctctgagaagaagaaagagacactgaggaaagttgtggagaaactgaggccagagagagaggagactgagagagtagcccagagactgcaggagcgcaggagagaagtggcagaaaaagcagccggtgagacagagagagtcactgccctgtttagagacatcagggaacagctggaagccctagagaagcgactcctgagtgacatctccagccagaaaCAGGAGCTTTCCCTCCCACTCACTGATCTGATCCACctgctggaaataaagaaggacgagctgtccaggaagatccgtcacattgaggagctgtgcaacatggcagatccactcactgtcctacaggaacgggaatcacatggagctgcagataatgaggggggcagagagagagaggattcaattttctcatttttcactGCTTTTCTGCCTCGGGGAAAGAACACACAGATGAATAGAGACAGGTTACAAGAGAGACATTATATAAGGGTCCTTGTTGTAGGGGATCTGTatgtggatctgatctcagagacattactcacaggcttagctgccattgTGACTGAGGGAAAGGAAAGGtggatctatgggcaggaggctacagacctgttactggatataaacacggctcataatcttgtatctgtatcaggggacaggaaatctgcttccttctcactaacagaactacattacccacaatccccagagagatttcagaaTTATcctcagactttaagcagcaggagtttcccctcagggcgacattactgggaagtggaggtcagtgaatcaggggGCTGGtgggtaggggtggcctatcccagtatagagaggagagggggTCAGTCCTGGATTGGGgataataacaagtcctggtgtttgcGCAGATGGAATAACAGATATTCAGTGGGACATGACAGAAAGGGCACAAATTTACCCCACgtcccttcctgcaggagaatcaggatctcattggactatgaggccggacgtctgtccttttatgagctgagtgagccaatcagacacttacacaccttcactgccacattcactgagcccctccatgctgcattctgggtgaGGGGGGAAGGTGACTGGGTGAGAATCATTAGAGatagaaaaaaaggagaagaagtACTGAcactagagacagacagacagacagataagagACATAGAGAAGTTCTACCTAAAGACTCGGATGCAGGAGGAGGATGTTGTGTCTCATAA